The Ancylobacter sp. WKF20 genome contains a region encoding:
- a CDS encoding phage major capsid protein produces MKHTCLHMLAPGALELKGENDDPAAVVTAAIEDLSKSVDERFKALETKSAAPGDAVTKLTERLDKLEAKGNRPAGSGGTEEPSVERKAFAAYLRHGKEAGPDELKALTVSSDPQGGFLAPAEMSSEFIRDLVEFSPIRTLATVRTTSAPSVSYPKRTGITNAKWKGETQAQEGSEPSFGQVEIPIREVNTYVDVSNQLLADSGGAAEAEVRLALAEDFGQKEGLAFVSGNGVLEPEGLLTASGIGETINGHATNLSADALVTLMYALPAAYRARGSWLMNGGTLAVIRKLKDGQGNYLWQPSYQAGQPEMILGRPVTEAVDMPDVASGAFPIMFGDFATAYRIVDRLALSILVNPYLLATNGMTRIHATRRTGAAVVQAKALRKLKMAAS; encoded by the coding sequence ATGAAACACACCTGCCTGCACATGCTGGCGCCCGGCGCGCTGGAACTGAAGGGCGAGAATGACGATCCGGCCGCCGTCGTCACGGCTGCCATCGAGGATCTGTCCAAGTCCGTCGATGAGCGTTTCAAGGCGCTGGAGACGAAGTCCGCTGCGCCCGGCGACGCCGTCACAAAGCTCACCGAGCGTCTCGATAAGCTGGAAGCCAAGGGCAACCGTCCGGCCGGCTCGGGCGGCACCGAAGAGCCGAGCGTCGAACGCAAGGCTTTTGCGGCCTATCTGCGCCACGGCAAGGAGGCAGGCCCCGATGAGCTGAAGGCCCTGACCGTCTCCAGCGATCCGCAGGGCGGCTTCCTGGCGCCGGCGGAGATGTCGAGCGAGTTCATCCGTGATCTGGTCGAGTTCTCGCCGATCCGCACCCTCGCCACCGTCCGCACGACCTCGGCGCCCTCGGTGAGCTACCCCAAGCGCACGGGCATCACGAACGCCAAGTGGAAGGGCGAGACGCAGGCGCAGGAGGGCAGCGAGCCGAGCTTCGGCCAGGTCGAGATCCCGATCCGCGAGGTGAACACCTATGTGGATGTGAGCAACCAGCTCCTGGCCGACAGCGGCGGCGCCGCCGAGGCGGAAGTCCGTCTCGCCCTCGCGGAGGATTTCGGCCAGAAGGAAGGCCTCGCCTTCGTGTCCGGTAATGGCGTGCTCGAGCCGGAGGGCCTGCTCACGGCCAGCGGCATCGGCGAGACCATCAATGGCCATGCCACCAACCTGTCGGCGGACGCGCTCGTCACCCTGATGTACGCGCTGCCGGCTGCTTACCGCGCCCGTGGCTCCTGGCTGATGAACGGCGGCACGCTCGCCGTCATCCGCAAGCTGAAGGATGGTCAGGGCAACTATCTCTGGCAGCCGAGCTATCAGGCCGGCCAGCCGGAGATGATCCTCGGCCGCCCGGTGACGGAAGCAGTCGACATGCCCGATGTCGCCTCCGGCGCCTTCCCGATCATGTTCGGTGACTTCGCGACCGCCTATCGCATCGTCGACCGGCTGGCGCTCTCGATCCTCGTCAACCCGTACCTGCTCGCGACCAACGGCATGACGCGCATTCACGCGACCCGCCGCACCGGCGCGGCCGTGGTGCAGGCCAAGGCGCTCCGCAAGCTCAAGATGGCGGCCTCGTAA
- a CDS encoding HK97 family phage prohead protease: MEHVFVETKILADEAGAISGLAWKFGAPDRVGDMIEPGAFKGLKLPLPMLFGHNMNDPVGVWERAEETADGFHVTGRLLVDDLPRAREVRALVKAGGLGGLSIGFVTRKAAARPGGGRSIKALDLYEVSLVTLPMHPGARITGAKSAAAAFALVETLRRASAVIRGA; encoded by the coding sequence ATGGAGCACGTCTTCGTCGAGACCAAGATCCTCGCCGATGAGGCCGGGGCGATTTCCGGCCTGGCGTGGAAGTTCGGCGCGCCGGATCGCGTCGGCGACATGATCGAGCCCGGTGCCTTCAAGGGTCTCAAGCTGCCGCTGCCGATGCTCTTCGGCCACAACATGAACGACCCCGTGGGCGTGTGGGAGCGCGCCGAGGAAACGGCGGACGGGTTTCACGTCACCGGCCGGCTGCTCGTCGACGACCTGCCCCGTGCCCGTGAGGTGCGGGCACTGGTGAAGGCGGGCGGCCTCGGCGGCCTGTCCATCGGATTCGTCACCCGGAAGGCGGCAGCCCGGCCTGGCGGCGGGCGCTCGATCAAGGCGCTCGATCTCTACGAAGTCAGCCTCGTCACCCTGCCCATGCATCCCGGCGCGCGGATCACCGGCGCCAAGTCTGCGGCCGCGGCATTCGCCCTGGTCGAAACCCTTCGCCGCGCCAGCGCGGTTATCCGTGGAGCTTGA
- a CDS encoding phage portal protein, producing the protein MSWSIRNLMAGLTKKSLSAPDAELQAVFGALPSGLSVGMAQALTVPAVQSAIRLISEAAACLELKVMRRVGDTLADAPDHPVAKLLEDRPNDWSDTFSLVRDMVAAALITDKGALALANKVDGRVIEIVRYDTPHFVVDYSGDGRLEPSFRINNVPVSADDVVHLRSPFSRCPLSLAADAIGVAKFMEGHAGRLFKDGARPSGVLSLKDRTSPDALKRIREAWQLAHGAGKSGGTAIVEGGAEYQQLTLASTDAQFLELRTFQIVEIARAFRVPPSMIYELDRATWANSEQMGKEFLTYSLEPWLRALEGALRRALFSPEERRDYVVLFDRDDLTRASLTERATAISSLISSRVLNPNEGRSWLDLAPRAGGEEYANPNTGSSQPGGAGADSGAP; encoded by the coding sequence GTGTCGTGGAGCATCCGCAACCTGATGGCAGGGCTGACGAAGAAGAGCCTCTCGGCACCCGATGCCGAGCTGCAGGCCGTCTTCGGCGCGCTGCCGTCGGGCCTGTCGGTGGGGATGGCGCAGGCGCTCACCGTCCCGGCAGTTCAGTCCGCCATCCGGCTGATTTCCGAAGCTGCCGCCTGCCTCGAGCTGAAGGTGATGCGCCGCGTCGGCGACACCTTGGCCGATGCGCCCGATCACCCGGTGGCGAAGCTTCTTGAGGATCGCCCCAACGACTGGTCGGACACCTTCAGCCTGGTCCGCGACATGGTGGCGGCGGCGCTGATCACCGATAAGGGCGCGCTGGCGCTGGCGAACAAGGTCGACGGGCGCGTCATCGAGATCGTGCGCTATGACACGCCGCACTTCGTTGTCGACTACTCCGGTGATGGCCGGCTCGAGCCCAGCTTCCGCATCAACAACGTGCCGGTGTCCGCCGACGATGTGGTGCATCTTCGCTCGCCCTTCTCACGCTGTCCTTTGTCGCTTGCGGCTGACGCCATTGGCGTGGCGAAGTTCATGGAGGGGCACGCCGGCCGGCTCTTCAAGGATGGTGCCCGGCCGTCCGGTGTCCTGTCTCTCAAGGATCGCACGTCCCCGGATGCGCTGAAGCGCATTCGTGAGGCGTGGCAGCTCGCGCACGGCGCCGGCAAGTCCGGCGGCACGGCCATTGTGGAGGGCGGCGCCGAGTATCAGCAGCTCACACTGGCGTCGACCGACGCCCAATTTCTCGAGCTGCGCACCTTCCAGATTGTCGAGATCGCCCGCGCTTTCCGCGTACCGCCCTCGATGATCTATGAGCTTGATCGCGCCACCTGGGCCAACTCCGAGCAGATGGGCAAGGAGTTCCTGACCTATTCGCTGGAGCCGTGGCTGCGCGCCCTTGAGGGTGCCCTGCGCCGCGCTCTGTTCTCGCCGGAAGAGCGGCGCGACTACGTCGTGCTGTTCGACCGCGATGACCTCACCCGCGCCAGCCTCACCGAGCGCGCCACGGCCATTTCCAGCCTGATTTCGTCGCGTGTGCTGAACCCCAATGAGGGCCGGTCCTGGCTCGATCTGGCGCCGCGCGCCGGGGGCGAGGAGTACGCCAATCCGAACACCGGCAGCAGCCAACCCGGCGGCGCCGGCGCCGACAGTGGAGCGCCCTGA
- a CDS encoding MBL fold metallo-hydrolase: MPRNPYYRGPASDHFDGTRFFNAGGSTDRSLRDVLRWRLSSRFARWPARVDVSPAVPQPRVPECVVTMVGHATVLIQVAGLNILTDPVWSERASPVGFAGPKRVTPPGIRFDDLPPIDAVLLSHSHYDHLDLRTLSRLHRRDKPLLVTPLGNDTIVRRTIPDVRAIVGDWGAQVEIAGNVTVSLVPANHWSARGTRDRRMSLWSGFMLRTPKTLIYFAGDTGYGDGEIFRRMRHDHGAPDLALLPIGAYAPRWFMEPQHADPAEAVRIMRDVEARQAIAIHWGCFQLTDEPREEPPQKLQEALAAHGIAPERFRALEAGAVLELS, encoded by the coding sequence ATGCCGCGAAATCCCTATTATCGCGGCCCGGCCAGCGATCATTTCGATGGGACCCGCTTCTTCAATGCCGGCGGCTCCACGGACAGATCCTTGCGCGACGTGCTGCGCTGGCGGCTCTCCTCGCGCTTTGCGCGCTGGCCGGCGCGGGTGGACGTCTCGCCCGCCGTGCCACAGCCACGCGTCCCCGAATGCGTCGTCACCATGGTCGGCCATGCGACGGTGCTGATCCAGGTCGCGGGCCTGAACATTCTGACCGACCCGGTCTGGTCGGAGCGAGCGAGCCCGGTGGGCTTTGCCGGGCCGAAGCGCGTCACCCCGCCCGGCATCCGCTTCGACGACCTGCCGCCCATCGACGCCGTGCTGCTCTCACACAGCCATTACGACCATCTCGACCTGCGGACGTTGAGCCGGTTGCATCGACGCGACAAGCCGCTGCTCGTCACGCCGCTGGGCAACGACACCATCGTGCGCCGGACCATCCCGGACGTCCGTGCCATCGTTGGCGACTGGGGCGCGCAGGTTGAGATTGCCGGCAATGTCACCGTCTCCCTCGTCCCCGCCAATCACTGGTCGGCGCGCGGCACGCGGGATCGGCGCATGTCGCTCTGGAGCGGCTTCATGCTGCGCACACCGAAGACGCTGATCTATTTCGCCGGCGACACCGGCTATGGCGATGGCGAGATCTTCCGCCGGATGCGGCACGATCACGGTGCCCCGGACCTCGCCTTGCTGCCGATCGGCGCCTATGCGCCGCGCTGGTTCATGGAGCCGCAGCATGCCGACCCGGCGGAAGCGGTGCGGATCATGCGCGACGTCGAGGCGCGGCAGGCCATCGCCATTCACTGGGGATGCTTCCAGTTGACCGACGAACCGCGCGAGGAGCCGCCCCAGAAGCTTCAGGAGGCCCTCGCCGCACACGGCATCGCGCCGGAACGCTTCCGGGCGCTGGAAGCCGGCGCAGTCCTGGAGCTGTCCTGA
- a CDS encoding ATP-binding cassette domain-containing protein, producing the protein MTAATPLFELADAAFAVEGRTLLHPLSLTVPAGRVVGLIGHNGSGKSTLLKLLGRQQLPTGGAIRFEGVPLAQWGARALARRVAYLPQATPATGSMRTRELVALGRYPWHGALGRFTAQDRQKVDDAIALTDTGAFADRMVDTLSGGERQRVWLAMLVAQDAGCLLLDEPISALDIAHQIEVLALIRRLCRERGTGVIVVLHDVNMAARFCDDIVALHGGKLLARGAAADILTPQTLGRIYGVPMDVLPDGRGGQVAVPLG; encoded by the coding sequence ATGACGGCCGCGACGCCTCTGTTCGAGCTTGCCGACGCCGCCTTCGCCGTCGAGGGCCGCACCCTGCTGCACCCGCTCAGCCTCACTGTGCCGGCCGGGCGCGTGGTCGGGCTGATCGGCCATAATGGATCGGGCAAGTCGACGCTTCTAAAACTGCTCGGCCGCCAGCAACTGCCCACGGGCGGGGCGATCCGGTTCGAGGGTGTCCCGCTGGCGCAGTGGGGCGCGCGGGCACTCGCCCGCCGCGTCGCCTATCTCCCGCAGGCTACTCCCGCCACCGGCAGCATGAGGACGCGCGAGCTGGTCGCCCTCGGCCGCTATCCCTGGCACGGCGCGCTTGGACGCTTTACCGCGCAGGACCGGCAGAAGGTCGACGACGCCATCGCGCTCACCGACACCGGCGCCTTCGCCGACCGGATGGTCGACACGCTCTCCGGCGGCGAGCGCCAGCGTGTCTGGCTCGCCATGCTGGTCGCGCAGGACGCCGGCTGCCTGCTGCTCGACGAGCCGATCTCCGCGCTCGACATCGCCCACCAGATCGAGGTGCTCGCCTTGATCCGCCGCCTCTGTCGCGAGCGGGGAACCGGCGTGATCGTGGTGCTGCATGATGTGAACATGGCCGCCCGCTTCTGCGACGACATCGTCGCGCTGCATGGCGGCAAGCTGCTGGCGCGAGGAGCTGCCGCGGACATTCTCACGCCGCAGACGCTCGGCCGGATCTATGGCGTGCCGATGGATGTGCTTCCTGACGGGCGGGGCGGGCAGGTCGCGGTGCCGCTCGGCTGA
- a CDS encoding alpha/beta hydrolase-fold protein encodes MTSDLLTPALIPDTQIFDIASPAGGPPWRIFLYCPPGEAPAEGWPVLYYLDANAVAGTAADMMRVQAAYPRGTGVEWGVMVGIGYPTEGAYDSVRRSWDMGPPPGETYPPHTPDGPPVCTGGADEFLAFIEEVLKPEIARRLPINAQRQAILGHSFGGLFVLHALFRRPQAFQRWISASPAIWWEGAGIVEAAQAFIAEPTPRAGRVLLIVGEYEQKLAPFQIGALDEAKRLASFEESRIVDNTRLMAERLALVPGLATDYVLVPGETHMSVIPACVNHAIRFAFNRERA; translated from the coding sequence ATGACCAGCGACCTGCTGACCCCCGCTCTGATCCCCGACACGCAGATCTTCGACATCGCGTCGCCCGCCGGTGGGCCGCCCTGGCGCATCTTCCTTTACTGCCCGCCGGGCGAGGCGCCGGCCGAGGGCTGGCCGGTGCTGTATTATCTCGACGCCAACGCGGTGGCGGGCACGGCGGCCGACATGATGCGCGTGCAGGCGGCCTATCCGCGTGGCACCGGGGTCGAATGGGGCGTGATGGTCGGCATCGGCTACCCGACCGAAGGCGCCTATGACAGCGTGCGCCGCTCCTGGGATATGGGCCCGCCGCCCGGCGAGACCTACCCCCCGCACACGCCGGATGGTCCGCCTGTCTGCACGGGCGGGGCGGACGAATTCCTCGCCTTCATCGAGGAGGTGCTGAAGCCCGAGATCGCCCGGCGACTGCCGATCAATGCCCAGCGGCAGGCGATTCTCGGTCATTCCTTCGGCGGGCTGTTCGTGCTGCACGCCCTGTTCCGGCGACCGCAGGCGTTCCAGCGGTGGATCTCCGCCAGCCCCGCCATCTGGTGGGAGGGCGCCGGCATTGTCGAGGCCGCGCAGGCCTTCATCGCGGAACCCACGCCGCGCGCCGGGCGCGTGCTGCTCATTGTCGGCGAGTATGAGCAGAAACTCGCGCCGTTCCAGATCGGCGCGTTGGACGAGGCGAAGCGACTGGCCTCCTTCGAGGAGAGCCGCATCGTCGACAATACGCGGCTGATGGCCGAACGCCTCGCGCTGGTGCCGGGGCTGGCTACCGACTACGTCCTCGTGCCCGGCGAGACGCACATGTCCGTCATCCCCGCCTGCGTGAACCACGCCATCCGCTTTGCCTTCAACCGGGAGCGCGCATGA
- the fhuB gene encoding Fe(3+)-hydroxamate ABC transporter permease FhuB: protein MADIAIPRTRHAVPRGLGPLALLLLLGLVGVIGTWGNLAVLLPHGGWWHAITAPDLSQTAELLAAYSFAPRLVMSLLAGAALGLAGAILQQVLRNPIASPTTLGIEAGANLALSACLIWAPHLLGFGREWVTLAGGLVAIGAVLLLSRRSGFAPLVVILAGMVAGLYCASLAALLALFDSHYLAGLFLWGAGSLSQQGWEEPLFLAPRLAGAALATLLLLRPLTLLGLDDAQTRGLGLSVAAARLGALLVAVALTGFVVASVGCIGFVGLAAPALARLSGARRLGVWLVASAATGAALLWATDQAVQLAAGSFADTVPTGAVTALFGAPLLLWIIPRLRLPPSVGAQMAVRRLSGAVHPLRRLALLGIGLVVVLALSALLGPGLDGWSLAVPSDPASLWALRLPRAVAALAGGTLLAIAGSVLQRLTGNPMASPEVMGVSAGAAGGLTVAIFLLADIGRLGQTLAAASGAFLALLLLLLFARASRAAPERVILVGIAIGALLDALVSVLMASGDPRAMLLFNWMTGSTYGVEPLSASVSLLAALALLALLPLVSRWLALLPLGEATARALGMPLNLGRLMLLGLAALATAMATLLVGPLSFVGLVAPHMARLLGLRHSLAELYGAALIGALIMVVADFLGRSIAFPWQMPAGLVAAMIGAPVFLWLLSRKHPAA from the coding sequence ATGGCTGACATTGCCATTCCCCGCACGCGCCACGCTGTTCCCCGCGGTCTCGGGCCGCTCGCCCTGTTGCTACTGCTCGGGCTGGTCGGGGTGATCGGCACCTGGGGGAATCTCGCGGTGCTGCTGCCACACGGGGGATGGTGGCACGCCATCACCGCACCGGACCTCTCGCAAACGGCAGAACTTTTGGCGGCCTACAGCTTCGCGCCGCGACTGGTGATGAGCCTGCTGGCGGGCGCCGCGCTGGGCCTCGCCGGCGCTATCCTGCAACAGGTGCTGCGCAACCCCATCGCTTCACCGACGACGCTGGGCATCGAGGCGGGCGCCAATCTCGCCTTGTCGGCCTGTCTCATCTGGGCGCCGCATCTTCTCGGCTTCGGTCGCGAATGGGTGACGCTGGCGGGTGGCTTGGTTGCCATCGGCGCCGTGCTGCTGCTGTCACGCCGCAGCGGCTTTGCGCCGCTTGTGGTGATCCTCGCCGGCATGGTGGCGGGGCTTTACTGCGCCTCGCTCGCCGCGCTGCTGGCGCTGTTCGACAGCCATTACCTCGCCGGGCTGTTTCTGTGGGGCGCCGGCTCGCTGAGCCAGCAGGGCTGGGAGGAGCCGCTTTTCCTCGCCCCACGCCTTGCCGGCGCGGCGCTGGCGACCCTGCTGCTCCTGCGGCCGCTGACGCTTCTTGGGCTGGATGACGCGCAGACCCGCGGCCTTGGCCTCTCGGTCGCTGCCGCCCGTCTCGGCGCCCTGCTGGTCGCGGTGGCGCTGACCGGCTTTGTGGTCGCCAGCGTCGGCTGCATCGGTTTCGTCGGCCTCGCGGCACCGGCTCTGGCGCGGCTGAGCGGCGCCCGGCGCCTCGGTGTGTGGCTCGTGGCCTCCGCCGCCACGGGGGCGGCTCTGCTCTGGGCGACGGATCAGGCGGTGCAACTCGCCGCCGGAAGCTTCGCCGATACCGTCCCGACCGGCGCGGTCACCGCCTTGTTCGGCGCGCCGCTGCTGCTGTGGATCATCCCGCGTTTGCGCCTGCCGCCGAGCGTCGGCGCGCAGATGGCGGTGCGGCGCCTTTCGGGAGCCGTCCATCCGCTGCGGCGGCTGGCGCTGCTGGGGATTGGTCTGGTGGTGGTCCTCGCCCTCTCGGCCCTGCTCGGTCCCGGTCTTGATGGCTGGAGCCTTGCCGTTCCCAGCGATCCGGCCTCGCTCTGGGCGCTGCGGCTGCCGCGCGCCGTGGCGGCGCTGGCCGGCGGAACGCTGCTCGCCATCGCCGGCAGCGTGCTCCAGCGCCTGACCGGCAACCCGATGGCGAGCCCGGAAGTGATGGGTGTCAGCGCGGGGGCCGCCGGCGGCCTTACCGTGGCAATCTTCCTGCTCGCGGATATCGGCCGGCTCGGCCAGACGCTGGCGGCGGCGAGCGGTGCCTTTCTCGCCCTGCTGCTGCTTCTGCTGTTCGCCCGCGCCTCGCGCGCCGCCCCCGAGCGGGTGATCCTTGTCGGTATCGCCATCGGCGCCCTGCTCGACGCGCTGGTCAGCGTGCTGATGGCGAGCGGCGATCCGCGCGCCATGCTGCTGTTCAACTGGATGACCGGCTCGACCTATGGCGTGGAGCCGTTGAGCGCGAGCGTCAGCCTGCTGGCCGCGCTGGCCCTGCTCGCGCTGCTGCCGCTGGTGAGCCGCTGGCTGGCTTTGCTGCCGCTCGGGGAGGCGACCGCCCGCGCGCTCGGCATGCCGTTGAATCTGGGCCGGCTCATGCTGCTTGGCCTCGCCGCGCTGGCCACGGCGATGGCGACGCTGCTGGTGGGCCCGCTCTCCTTTGTCGGGCTGGTCGCCCCGCACATGGCGCGCCTGCTCGGTCTGCGCCATTCGCTTGCCGAGCTCTACGGCGCCGCGCTCATCGGCGCGCTGATCATGGTGGTGGCGGACTTTCTCGGCCGCAGCATCGCCTTTCCCTGGCAGATGCCGGCCGGTCTCGTCGCCGCGATGATCGGTGCCCCCGTCTTCCTCTGGCTCTTGTCGCGAAAGCACCCTGCCGCATGA
- a CDS encoding iron-siderophore ABC transporter substrate-binding protein encodes MDFGLAETLIEMGLAPVAIPNPDSWSQWVVEPALPPGVVNLGTDREPNLELLTALKPELIVSTPYLDAIKPLLERFAPTLTFSVYAPPVGSAYARSVVATRALASAIGRQAQGEALIARTEATMDEARAALAAAGLAERPVLAVNFLDARHVRVYGGGSLFGDVMERVGLTNGWTQPSNYWGFNTVGIEALAGSGAGTLLYLEPISDDTLASLDASPLWRSLPFVQAGRLVRLPPVLMFGMLPSAMRFARQLTRHLAEARSNG; translated from the coding sequence ATGGATTTCGGCCTCGCCGAAACGCTCATCGAGATGGGTCTGGCCCCTGTCGCTATCCCCAACCCCGACAGTTGGAGCCAATGGGTGGTGGAGCCGGCGCTGCCGCCCGGCGTAGTCAATCTCGGCACCGACCGCGAGCCCAATCTCGAACTGCTTACGGCGCTGAAGCCGGAGCTGATCGTTTCCACGCCCTATCTCGACGCCATCAAGCCGCTGCTCGAACGCTTCGCGCCGACACTGACCTTTTCGGTTTATGCGCCGCCGGTTGGCAGCGCCTATGCCCGCAGCGTTGTCGCGACGCGCGCCCTCGCCAGCGCCATCGGGCGCCAAGCGCAGGGTGAGGCGCTGATCGCCCGGACTGAGGCGACGATGGATGAGGCCCGCGCGGCGTTGGCGGCGGCGGGACTGGCGGAGCGTCCGGTGCTTGCCGTGAACTTTCTCGATGCCCGCCATGTGCGCGTCTATGGCGGCGGCAGTCTGTTCGGCGATGTGATGGAGCGCGTCGGCCTCACCAATGGCTGGACGCAGCCAAGCAATTACTGGGGCTTCAACACGGTGGGCATCGAGGCGCTGGCCGGTAGCGGTGCGGGCACGCTGCTCTATCTCGAACCGATCTCCGACGACACGCTGGCCAGCCTCGATGCCAGCCCGCTCTGGCGAAGTCTGCCCTTCGTGCAGGCCGGCCGGCTCGTGCGGCTCCCGCCCGTTCTGATGTTCGGCATGCTGCCCTCGGCCATGCGCTTTGCCCGGCAACTCACCCGGCATCTGGCGGAGGCGCGCTCCAATGGCTGA
- a CDS encoding TonB-dependent siderophore receptor: MTNPARHRTQRLRQHHLGGVAGRALLLGLVASGLLTLGAGTGASAQGQTATAPAPARLAFDIPAQDLNGAILSFAQKAGVRVFFDTQRLGGRRSSAVQGSFSANEALDRLLKGTGLTYRFTAPNRVTIVDPTASAAANGTSVGIELDTIDVQADGNGTVGYVATASTAGTKTDTPLIETPQSVTVVTRQELDDRNVQTLTEAVAYTPGVRTQESGYDPRFDSFSVRGFDVTYNGIYRDGLRLPGANMSIFKVEPYGVDSITVLRGPSSALYGLGSPGGLVDITSKRPTEEAFGEVEVQGGNYDWWQGQFDIGGPIDKNGEWLYRLTGVLRDAGAPNVYNGGTNDMTFIAPALTWKPSDDTRITFLGEYQKSETPAAMPYYGWTGAGNEEFAENFGDYNALNQEQWRIGYLAEHDIDNVFTVRQKLRYGSANTEVRYTGVTSLDEATNVASRYTGYVQDYLDSFVVDNQLEANFATGAVEHKLLIGVDYSYLALSGGIGYGAAADYDLNSGQPLGPTEDPALTASSYRQRQNQVGVYVQEQAEFDRFILTLSGRQDWVDTDALDLINDTEQNIDDSEFTYRAGLTYVFDNGIAPYVSYSTSFAPNLGVDINGNAFAPTTAKQIEGGVKYQPTGFDGFFAASIFQINQDNGLVTDDTNPLYQVQTGEVRARGFELEAVANLGAGLRVRGAYTYLDMENVSGDPETIGLTPSGQPENSFAFWADYQFQPGTKLVGLGVGAGVRYVGATWGDSLNTFENDAYTLVDAKLSYDFSYLDPKLKGWSFQVNAQNLLDEEYTTCDVGYCYLGAPRTVIAGLKYRW; the protein is encoded by the coding sequence ATGACGAACCCGGCACGTCACCGCACGCAGCGCCTGCGCCAGCATCATCTCGGCGGCGTCGCTGGCCGTGCTCTCCTGCTGGGTCTTGTGGCCTCGGGCCTGCTGACGCTCGGTGCGGGCACCGGCGCCTCAGCGCAAGGCCAGACCGCTACAGCGCCCGCCCCGGCGCGCCTCGCTTTCGATATTCCGGCGCAGGATCTCAACGGCGCCATCCTGTCCTTCGCGCAGAAGGCTGGCGTGCGCGTTTTCTTCGACACGCAGCGCCTCGGTGGCCGCCGCTCCAGCGCGGTGCAGGGCAGCTTCAGCGCCAATGAGGCGCTCGACCGGCTGCTCAAGGGCACGGGCCTGACCTATCGCTTCACCGCGCCGAACCGGGTTACCATCGTTGATCCCACCGCCAGTGCGGCCGCCAACGGAACCTCGGTCGGCATCGAGCTCGACACGATCGACGTGCAGGCCGATGGCAATGGCACGGTCGGCTATGTCGCCACCGCCAGCACCGCCGGCACCAAGACCGACACGCCGCTGATCGAGACGCCCCAGTCCGTCACCGTCGTTACGCGGCAGGAACTCGACGACCGCAACGTGCAGACCCTGACCGAGGCGGTCGCCTACACGCCGGGCGTGCGCACCCAGGAGAGTGGCTACGACCCGCGCTTTGATTCCTTCTCGGTTCGTGGCTTCGACGTGACCTATAACGGCATCTACCGCGACGGCCTGCGCCTGCCGGGCGCCAACATGTCGATCTTCAAGGTCGAGCCCTATGGCGTCGACAGTATCACCGTGCTGCGCGGGCCGAGCTCGGCGCTTTATGGCCTCGGTTCGCCCGGCGGCCTGGTCGATATCACCTCGAAGCGCCCGACCGAGGAGGCGTTCGGCGAGGTCGAGGTGCAGGGTGGCAATTACGATTGGTGGCAGGGCCAGTTCGACATTGGCGGCCCCATCGACAAGAACGGCGAGTGGCTCTACCGCCTCACCGGCGTGCTGCGCGATGCTGGCGCCCCGAACGTCTACAATGGCGGCACGAACGACATGACGTTCATCGCCCCGGCACTGACGTGGAAGCCGAGCGACGATACCCGCATCACCTTCCTCGGCGAATACCAGAAGTCCGAGACGCCGGCGGCCATGCCCTATTATGGTTGGACGGGCGCGGGTAATGAGGAGTTCGCCGAGAATTTCGGCGACTACAATGCGCTGAATCAGGAGCAGTGGCGGATCGGCTATCTGGCCGAGCACGACATCGACAACGTGTTCACTGTCCGCCAGAAGCTGCGCTACGGCAGCGCCAATACCGAAGTGCGCTACACCGGCGTGACCTCACTTGACGAGGCGACCAATGTCGCCAGCCGCTACACCGGCTATGTCCAGGACTATCTGGACTCCTTCGTCGTCGACAATCAGCTGGAAGCGAACTTCGCGACCGGTGCCGTGGAGCACAAGCTGCTGATCGGCGTGGACTATTCCTATCTCGCCCTCAGCGGCGGCATCGGCTATGGCGCGGCGGCGGATTATGACCTCAACAGCGGGCAGCCGCTCGGCCCGACCGAAGATCCGGCACTCACCGCCTCAAGCTATCGCCAGCGCCAGAACCAGGTCGGCGTCTATGTGCAGGAACAGGCGGAGTTCGACCGCTTCATCCTGACCCTAAGCGGACGGCAGGATTGGGTGGATACGGATGCCCTCGATCTCATCAATGATACCGAGCAGAACATCGACGATAGCGAGTTCACCTACCGCGCGGGCCTGACCTATGTCTTTGACAACGGCATCGCGCCCTATGTGAGCTACTCGACCTCGTTCGCGCCCAATCTCGGCGTCGACATCAATGGTAATGCCTTCGCCCCGACCACGGCGAAGCAGATCGAAGGCGGCGTGAAGTATCAGCCCACCGGCTTCGACGGCTTTTTCGCCGCCTCGATTTTCCAGATCAACCAGGACAATGGCCTCGTCACCGACGATACCAACCCGCTCTATCAGGTGCAGACCGGCGAGGTCCGGGCCCGCGGCTTCGAGCTTGAGGCGGTGGCCAATCTCGGCGCCGGCCTGAGGGTGCGTGGCGCTTACACCTATCTCGACATGGAGAATGTCTCCGGGGATCCCGAGACCATCGGCCTGACGCCCTCCGGCCAGCCGGAAAACAGCTTCGCCTTCTGGGCGGACTACCAGTTCCAGCCCGGCACCAAGCTGGTCGGCCTCGGGGTCGGTGCGGGCGTGCGCTATGTCGGCGCGACCTGGGGTGACTCGCTCAACACCTTCGAGAACGACGCCTACACGCTGGTGGATGCCAAGCTCAGCTATGATTTCAGCTACCTCGATCCGAAGCTCAAGGGCTGGAGCTTCCAGGTCAACGCCCAGAACCTGCTCGACGAGGAATATACGACCTGCGATGTCGGCTACTGCTACCTCGGCGCGCCGCGCACCGTCATTGCGGGCCTGAAGTATCGCTGGTGA